One stretch of Deinococcus taeanensis DNA includes these proteins:
- a CDS encoding ABC transporter ATP-binding protein, protein MPRSPATDPAPTDAAPPTLTLSGLTKVFRVGRSGQAVTAVNDLTLQIGRGEVLGLVGESGSGKSTVARLIARLHDPTAGTTRLGGQEVPRTLRGAPLRRFRRRVQMIFQDPFASLNGLHTVGYTLARPLRIHGLARGADVQAEVHALLDRVGLSPGAAYARKKPHELSGGQRQRVVIARALAARPDLILADEPTSALDVSIRLDIMNLLLDLRDTEGLSLLFITHDLAGARYMSDRIAVMYAGHLVEIGPAERVIGDPQMPYTRLLKAAAPNPEGGVGERLDAPGEVPDLRHLPPGCPFEPRCPHAREACSAALPRLYDVGPGHQARCVLHDPVLAAAPALRPAGVVPASA, encoded by the coding sequence ATGCCCCGCTCGCCAGCGACTGACCCCGCCCCCACCGACGCCGCGCCGCCCACCCTGACCCTGAGCGGCCTCACCAAGGTGTTCCGGGTGGGGCGGTCCGGACAGGCCGTCACAGCCGTGAACGACCTCACCCTCCAGATCGGCCGCGGCGAGGTGCTCGGGCTCGTCGGGGAGTCCGGGAGCGGCAAAAGCACCGTGGCCCGCCTGATCGCCCGGCTGCACGACCCCACCGCCGGCACCACCCGCCTCGGCGGGCAGGAGGTGCCCCGCACCCTGCGCGGCGCGCCGCTGCGCCGCTTCCGGCGCCGCGTCCAGATGATCTTCCAGGATCCGTTCGCGAGTCTCAACGGCCTGCACACGGTGGGCTACACCCTCGCGCGCCCGCTGCGCATCCACGGCCTCGCCCGCGGCGCGGACGTGCAGGCGGAGGTGCACGCCCTGCTCGACCGGGTCGGCCTGTCGCCCGGCGCCGCCTACGCCCGCAAGAAACCGCATGAGCTGTCCGGCGGTCAGCGCCAGCGCGTCGTGATCGCCCGCGCGCTCGCCGCCCGCCCGGACCTGATTCTCGCGGACGAACCCACCAGCGCCCTGGACGTCAGCATCCGGCTGGACATCATGAACCTGCTGCTTGACCTGCGGGACACCGAAGGCCTGAGCCTGCTGTTCATCACGCACGACCTCGCCGGCGCGCGCTACATGAGCGACCGGATCGCCGTGATGTACGCCGGGCACCTCGTGGAGATCGGACCGGCCGAGCGCGTCATCGGCGACCCGCAGATGCCGTACACCCGGCTGCTGAAAGCCGCCGCCCCGAACCCTGAAGGTGGCGTGGGCGAACGCCTCGACGCGCCTGGGGAGGTGCCGGACCTGCGTCACCTGCCGCCCGGCTGTCCGTTCGAGCCGCGCTGCCCGCACGCGCGCGAGGCGTGCAGCGCCGCCCTGCCCCGGCTGTACGACGTCGGGCCCGGCCACCAGGCCCGCTGCGTCCTGCATGATCCGGTCCTCGCCGCGGCGCCGGCCCTGCGGCCCGCCGGGGTGGTCCCGGCCTCCGCCTGA
- a CDS encoding dipeptide/oligopeptide/nickel ABC transporter permease/ATP-binding protein produces the protein MISLTGWAWGARVIRSQALALRHRDFVHAAVASGEGPARVIFAEMLPNLAGLIAASFFGTALYAVLSEAGLAFLGMGDVSQVTWGTMLYWAQARGALLQGAWWWVAAPGLCIALLGTAFALINFGIDEVTNPKVVHGARTTRVLRRPRPAGPDHAAPDALLSIRDLDAGYVTPAGPVRAVRGVTLDVQPGEFVGLAGESGCGKSTLAFAATRLLDAPGAVFGGQAILNGRDLLDLTPEELRRVRWRDYSLVFQASMNVLNPVLRIREQLFDAMQAHGVKDPEALSRRARELFSLVGLREDYLAAYPHQLSGGMKQRVVIAIALALEPKLVIMDEPTTALDVVVQRQILQEIDAVRRRLGISVVFITHDLSLLVEMSDRIAIMYAGEVVEEAPARELYARPKHPYTRRLMGAFPPLDGPRERRDGIPGRPPSLALDLSGCPFFERCPQRMPGVCDVKPLQRYEQASGHPVACFLYDPSVDPTFKEQAYAPLASD, from the coding sequence GTGATCAGTCTCACCGGCTGGGCCTGGGGCGCGCGCGTCATCCGCTCGCAGGCCCTCGCCCTGCGTCACCGGGACTTCGTGCACGCCGCGGTCGCCAGCGGTGAAGGCCCGGCGCGCGTGATCTTCGCGGAGATGCTCCCGAACCTCGCGGGCCTCATCGCCGCGAGCTTCTTCGGCACCGCCCTGTACGCCGTGCTCAGCGAAGCCGGCCTCGCGTTCCTGGGCATGGGCGACGTCAGCCAGGTCACGTGGGGCACCATGCTGTACTGGGCGCAGGCGCGCGGCGCGCTGCTGCAGGGCGCGTGGTGGTGGGTGGCCGCCCCGGGCCTGTGCATCGCGCTGCTGGGCACCGCGTTCGCGCTGATCAATTTCGGCATCGACGAGGTCACCAACCCGAAAGTGGTGCACGGCGCGCGGACCACGCGGGTCCTGCGCCGCCCCCGCCCCGCCGGGCCGGACCACGCGGCCCCGGACGCCCTGCTGTCCATCCGGGACCTCGACGCCGGGTACGTCACACCCGCCGGCCCGGTCCGCGCGGTCCGCGGCGTCACGCTGGACGTGCAGCCCGGCGAATTCGTCGGCCTGGCCGGGGAGTCCGGCTGCGGCAAAAGCACCCTGGCGTTCGCCGCCACCCGGCTGCTCGACGCGCCCGGCGCGGTGTTCGGCGGGCAGGCGATCCTGAACGGCCGCGACCTGCTGGACCTCACGCCCGAGGAGCTGCGCCGGGTCCGCTGGCGGGACTACTCGCTGGTGTTCCAGGCCAGCATGAACGTGCTCAACCCCGTGCTGCGGATCCGCGAGCAGCTGTTCGACGCCATGCAGGCGCACGGCGTGAAGGACCCCGAGGCGCTCAGCCGCCGCGCGCGTGAGCTGTTCAGCCTGGTGGGCCTGCGCGAGGACTATCTGGCCGCCTACCCGCACCAGCTGTCCGGCGGCATGAAACAGCGCGTCGTGATCGCCATCGCCCTGGCGCTCGAACCGAAACTCGTGATCATGGATGAACCCACCACCGCCCTGGACGTGGTGGTGCAGCGCCAGATCCTCCAGGAGATCGACGCGGTGCGCCGCCGCCTGGGCATCAGCGTGGTGTTCATCACCCATGACCTGTCGCTGCTGGTGGAGATGAGTGACCGGATCGCCATCATGTACGCCGGCGAGGTGGTTGAGGAAGCCCCGGCCCGCGAGCTGTACGCCCGGCCGAAACACCCGTACACCCGCCGGCTCATGGGCGCCTTTCCGCCGCTGGACGGGCCCCGCGAACGCCGCGACGGCATTCCCGGCCGGCCGCCGTCCCTGGCGCTTGACCTGAGCGGCTGCCCGTTCTTCGAGCGGTGCCCGCAGCGCATGCCGGGGGTGTGCGACGTCAAACCCCTGCAGCGCTACGAGCAGGCCAGCGGCCACCCGGTGGCGTGCTTCCTCTACGACCCCAGCGTGGACCCCACCTTCAAGGAGCAAGCGTATGCCCCGCTCGCCAGCGACTGA
- a CDS encoding ABC transporter permease, producing MTGLGLTLKRSPRAAAGAALLLTLLLMALLAPLLTPYRPTAQEYGTFLPPGGAHPLGTTALGQDLWAQLVYGARLTLLIGLSAGVTATAIATAIGLCAAYFGGRTDEALNVLINVFLVLPGLPLLIIASAFLRGGGFGRSFW from the coding sequence GTGACGGGCCTCGGCCTGACCCTGAAGCGCTCGCCGCGCGCGGCGGCCGGCGCGGCGCTGCTGCTCACGCTGCTGCTCATGGCGCTGCTGGCCCCGCTTCTGACGCCCTACCGGCCGACCGCGCAGGAGTACGGCACGTTCCTGCCGCCCGGCGGGGCCCACCCGCTGGGCACGACCGCCCTCGGGCAGGACCTCTGGGCGCAGCTGGTGTACGGCGCGCGCCTCACCCTGCTGATCGGCCTGAGCGCGGGCGTGACCGCCACGGCGATTGCCACCGCCATCGGCCTGTGCGCCGCGTACTTCGGCGGCCGGACCGACGAGGCCCTGAACGTCCTGATCAACGTATTCCTGGTCCTGCCGGGCCTGCCGCTGCTGATCATCGCCAGCGCCTTCCTGCGCGGCGGGGGGTTTGGTCGATCATTCTGGTGA
- a CDS encoding ABC transporter permease has product MPYLLRKFGLLVFTLWVAVTLNFILPRLVPGDPIGAMLARYQGKLDPAAVEALTAAYGLDQKGTALGEYLRYLTDLLRGDFGRSIGQFPTPVSDIIALAAPWTIGLVGVTTILAFALGSALGLYSAWRRGTPLADALPPLALFLNSMPYFWFALLLLYVLAFRQSVFPLGGNLDPFLTPYSSQWWSSLLRHAALPALTLVVTASGGWLITMRNNVMSVLGEDYIAFARAKGLSEGRLLNRYVLRNALLPSFTAFGMALGFVVGGSILTETVFSYPGLGLQLYTAVTNLDYPLMQAIFLFIALAVLIANFIVDALYALLDPRVRDGKSA; this is encoded by the coding sequence ATGCCATACCTGCTGCGTAAATTCGGCCTTCTGGTGTTCACCCTGTGGGTGGCCGTCACCCTGAACTTCATCCTGCCGCGCCTCGTGCCCGGCGACCCGATCGGCGCGATGCTCGCCCGGTACCAGGGGAAACTCGACCCGGCGGCCGTCGAGGCCCTCACGGCCGCGTACGGCCTGGACCAGAAGGGCACCGCCCTGGGTGAATACCTCCGGTACCTCACGGACCTGCTGCGCGGCGATTTCGGGCGCTCCATCGGGCAGTTTCCCACGCCGGTCAGTGACATTATCGCGCTCGCCGCGCCGTGGACGATCGGCCTGGTGGGCGTCACGACCATCCTGGCGTTCGCGCTGGGCAGCGCGCTGGGGCTGTACAGCGCGTGGCGGCGCGGCACGCCGCTCGCCGACGCCCTGCCCCCACTGGCGCTGTTCCTGAACAGCATGCCGTACTTCTGGTTCGCCCTGCTGCTGCTGTACGTGCTGGCCTTCCGGCAGAGCGTCTTCCCGCTCGGCGGGAACCTCGATCCGTTTCTCACGCCCTACAGTTCCCAGTGGTGGTCATCGCTGCTGCGCCACGCGGCCCTGCCGGCCCTGACGCTGGTGGTCACGGCGTCCGGCGGGTGGCTGATCACGATGCGCAACAACGTCATGAGCGTCCTGGGGGAGGACTACATCGCGTTTGCGCGCGCCAAGGGCCTCAGTGAAGGCCGGCTCCTGAACCGCTACGTGCTGCGCAACGCGCTGCTGCCGAGCTTCACCGCGTTCGGCATGGCCCTGGGCTTCGTCGTGGGCGGCAGCATCCTCACCGAGACGGTGTTCAGCTACCCGGGCCTGGGCCTACAGCTGTACACGGCCGTCACCAATCTCGACTACCCCCTGATGCAGGCGATCTTCCTGTTTATTGCGCTGGCGGTCCTGATTGCCAACTTCATCGTCGACGCCCTGTACGCGCTGCTCGACCCACGCGTGCGTGACGGGAAGAGCGCGTGA
- a CDS encoding ABC transporter substrate-binding protein — protein MTALLAAALTATALAQQPKTVFTVVRPTQWGAQNLNPFTPGDQHLLPTNSVIYETLFYVNTLTGKATPVLGTKSTWSKDARTLTVTIRDGVKWTDGQAFTARDVAFTFNYLKQYPALDTSALWKSGLTSVKASGDSTVTFTFSKANVPTFQYIAATPIVPEHIWSAVKTPLTETNPNPVGTGPFVFDSYSQQALRVLKNPNYWMKGQPYVDAIVWTATNSNDAALLKLLKGEADYGYIGVPDPEGGYAKRGPNNTYFWPVTGDNYLYFNTAKAPFNDPAFRRALAQAVDTSNVAQKAYAGVAKAAHPSGLIPGQQDWLTASTRAGALRYDAAAADAALTKAGYRKDAQGRRLGKDGKPLPAFKILVGAGWTDFITMAQVISEDLKAVGVSTQIDQQAWSSYAGGLQTGTYDMGISWGWGGGPSPYYLYNQSFAPEFTAPVGKTAPSNLARYTNPAITQALAQFRASSDEATQKKAINTIAATVMKDMPWLPLTDRFEFSLYNTSRFTGFPTRQTPYNHGTADDTVGARLMYLNVKPK, from the coding sequence GTGACTGCCCTGCTTGCCGCCGCCCTGACTGCCACCGCTCTGGCCCAGCAACCCAAAACGGTCTTCACGGTCGTGCGGCCCACCCAGTGGGGTGCGCAGAACCTCAACCCGTTCACGCCGGGCGACCAGCATCTGCTGCCCACCAACAGCGTCATCTACGAGACGCTGTTCTACGTGAACACCCTGACCGGGAAGGCCACGCCGGTGCTCGGCACGAAATCCACCTGGAGCAAAGACGCCCGGACGCTGACCGTCACCATCCGCGACGGCGTGAAGTGGACCGACGGCCAGGCGTTCACCGCGCGGGACGTGGCGTTCACCTTCAACTACCTCAAGCAGTACCCGGCGCTGGACACCAGCGCGCTGTGGAAAAGCGGCCTGACCAGCGTCAAGGCCAGCGGGGACAGCACCGTGACCTTCACCTTCAGCAAGGCGAACGTCCCCACCTTCCAGTACATCGCGGCCACGCCCATCGTGCCCGAGCACATCTGGAGCGCCGTCAAGACGCCCCTGACCGAAACGAACCCGAATCCGGTCGGCACGGGACCGTTCGTGTTCGACAGTTACAGCCAGCAGGCGCTGCGGGTGCTGAAAAACCCCAACTACTGGATGAAAGGCCAGCCGTACGTGGACGCCATCGTCTGGACCGCCACGAACAGCAACGACGCCGCCCTGCTCAAACTGCTCAAGGGTGAAGCGGACTACGGCTACATCGGCGTGCCCGACCCGGAAGGCGGCTACGCCAAGCGCGGGCCGAACAACACCTACTTCTGGCCGGTCACGGGGGACAACTACCTGTACTTCAACACTGCTAAGGCGCCGTTCAACGACCCGGCCTTCCGCCGCGCCCTGGCTCAGGCGGTCGACACCAGCAACGTCGCGCAGAAGGCCTACGCCGGGGTCGCCAAGGCCGCCCACCCGAGCGGCCTGATTCCCGGGCAGCAGGACTGGCTGACGGCCAGCACCCGCGCCGGCGCCCTGCGGTACGACGCCGCGGCCGCCGACGCGGCGCTCACGAAGGCCGGTTACCGCAAAGACGCCCAGGGCCGCCGCCTCGGCAAGGACGGCAAGCCGCTGCCCGCCTTCAAGATTCTGGTCGGCGCCGGCTGGACGGACTTCATCACCATGGCCCAGGTGATCAGCGAGGACCTCAAGGCCGTCGGCGTGAGCACCCAGATCGACCAGCAGGCCTGGAGCAGCTACGCCGGCGGCCTGCAGACCGGCACGTACGACATGGGCATCAGCTGGGGCTGGGGCGGCGGGCCCAGCCCGTACTACCTGTACAACCAGAGCTTCGCCCCGGAATTCACCGCGCCCGTCGGGAAGACCGCCCCGTCGAACCTGGCGCGCTACACCAACCCGGCCATCACGCAGGCCCTGGCGCAGTTCCGCGCCAGCAGCGACGAGGCCACGCAGAAAAAAGCCATCAACACCATCGCCGCGACCGTCATGAAAGACATGCCGTGGCTGCCGCTCACGGACCGCTTCGAGTTCTCCCTGTACAACACCAGCCGCTTCACGGGCTTCCCGACCCGGCAGACCCCGTACAACCACGGCACCGCGGACGACACGGTCGGCGCGCGCCTGATGTACCTCAACGTCAAACCCAAGTAA